A region of the Burkholderia savannae genome:
CGATACTCCGGATCAGTTGCTGGCACTGCATGTGACACCGGCCAATGAGCAGGATCGCACACAGGTCGAGCAATTGGCCCATGCGGTACAAGAATTGACCGGCCAGAGCGTGGCGCTTGCGTACGTGGATCAGGGCTATACCGGCGAAGCGGCTCGTCAGGCAGCACAAAGCCACGGCATTGAGTTGGAGGTGCTCAAGCACACCGAGGCCAAGCGCGGTTTCGTGTTGCTGCCCAGACGCTGGGTGGTCGAGCGCAGCTTCTCATGGGCTGCGCGCTTTCGACGCCTCGCGCGCGACGGTAAACGCTTGCCTCACACGCTGGCCGGATTCCATTTCCTCGCCTTCACCTGTCTAATGCTGCCCAAAATCATCGCCTTCATTCATCTAGGTTCATAACAGGCCCTTCTATGAGGGCGTTGAAAAGCGCCTTGTTTTGACGATCGGGGCACTGTTTAAAAGGGTTTCGTATGCGATTGGCCGCTGAGTTGCCGATGGATCGTGCCGGACGCCCCGCTTGCGAGCGGGCCGGCCGGCGCGTTGCCGCGCAACGGCTGCGCTTGGGCGGCTCATCGCATTGCCCCTTGGGCACCGCTGCCAGTATTCGAGTCATTCGAGTCAGGTTGCTCGCCAGCATCGTCAGCTTGAAGTGCTGGTCGACTCGCGTGATGCCGCGATACGCGGTCTGTCGAATCCTGTCGACGCTCTTGCCCCAGCCGAAGTGCTCTTCGATGCGCTTGCGAATCACTTGGCTAATGCCATAGCCGACGTGCCGAGAGGTGCGGCCGTCGATCGCGCTGCCGCCTTGATGCGCGTCGTTGCGCGCGACGTGTGGCGTCACCTTACGCGCTCGGCAGTCGCGCATGTCGTAAGCCTTGTCGGCGCCGAGCGTCTTGGCGTGACGACCCGGCACGCAGTCGAGCAGGCGCAATGCACTTACGCGTTCGCCGAAACCGTCGGCGTGGCTGGCCACGGCGCTGACCACTAAGCCCGAGCGGTTCTTCATCAGGATGTGCCCCTGATAACAAAGGATGACTCCGCTTTGCCTACCCTTGCGGAACAGGCGCGCATCCGGATCGGTGCTCGATTCATGCGTGTCGTTGCTGCGCCGCTTGCCCTTCCAGTCGGTGCCGACATTGCGGCCACCGCCGGCCGGCGGATCGTCCGAACCGTCCTTGCGCCGGAAGCTCTTGTGGCTGGCCCATGCCTGGATCAGCGTGCCATCCACCGAGAAGTGTTCTCTGGAGAGCAGCCCTTGCTTGTCGGCCAAACTCATGACTTCGGTAAAGAACGTTTCGAGATCATGAACACGATATCTCTAACGCACCGCCCACAGCGCTCGTTTACACCGTATCCAATTTCAACAGCCTGATAGAGGCGCGACGCATGGAACGCGTCGTGCGTCGTGCGTCGTGCGTCGAACGCTGCACCATGCACGACGCGCAACGCAAGACGCTCCGAGCAATCGTCCTCCTCACCCCTCCGCGCCTCCGAGAAACGCGCCCGCCAGCCTGCGCGCGCCGCCGGCAAACATCAGGATGTCGACTCCGACCGCGACGAACGTGCAGCCGAGATCGAAATAGCGTCGCGCGAGCGCCGGCTCCGACGTCAGCGTGCCCGCCGCCTTCCCCGAAGCGACGATCGTCCGGATCGCCGCCTCGATCGCACGCCGCACGTCCGGATGCGCGGGATCGCCGCGATGCCCCATCGACGCCGCGAGATCGGCCGGGCCGATGAACACGCCGTCGACACCGTCGACCTCGCAGATCGCTTCGAGGTTCGCGAGCGCGGTCACGGTCTCCGCCTGCACGAGCAGGCAGGCCTCGTCGTCCGCGATGTCGAGATAATCGGTGCGCGCGCTCCAGCGCGACGCGCGGCCGACCGCGCTGCCCACGCCGCGCACCCCGCGCGGCGGATAGCGAACCGCGGCGACGAGCGCGCGCGCGTCGTCGGCAGTGTCGACCATCGGCACGAGCAGCGTGCGCGCGCCGATGTCGAGCAGGCGCTTGATGAGCGCGGGGTCGCCCGTCACGGGGCGCACGATCGGCTCCGCGCGATACGGCGCGACGGCCTGCAACTGCGCGAGGATGCTGCGCACGTCGTTCGGCGCGTGCTCGCCGTCGATCAGCAGCCAGTCGAAACCGGCCGTCGCGCTCACTTCGGCGAGATACGGGTCACTCATCGCGAGCCAGAAGCCGATCTGCCGGCGCTTGCCGGCGAGCGCGGCCTTGAAGGGATTAAGTGCGGGCGTTGACGTTGTTGCGTTCATGAAGAGCCGGTCCGGAAACGTTGTGGTTGAAAACGATGGGCTCGACCTTGCCGAGCAGGAACAGGTAATTGACGATCGCGACGCCGATCAGCGCGGCAGAAAACACGAGCGCGGGCATGAACGAGCCGGTTGCGCCGACGATCGCGCCCGTGACGATCGGCCCGACGACGCCGCCGAGGTTCGACACCATGTTCTGCAATCCGGCCACCATCGACACGGAGTTGCCCGGCGCGACGTCCGCGGGCAGCGCCCACACCTGCGACGCGGCGACGGTCATCCCCGATTTCGCCACGCACAGCAGAAACACCGCGAGCGCCGCCGACTGAGCGAACGCGGCGAGCCCGATGCTCGACGCCATCACGAGGCCGACGACGAGGAACAGCTTGCGCGTCGCGGTCAGCGACAGCCGGCCCGACGCATGAACGCGGTCCGACGCCCAGCCCGCGAGCACCTCGACGAACATCGACACGAACAGCGGCAGCGACGCCATGAAGCCCATCTCCATCAGCCCCATCCCGCGCTCCTTGACGAGATAGGTCGGCAGCCACGTGATGAAGAAGTACGAGTTGTAGTTGATCATGAAGAAGCCGATGCACATCGCGCAGACGTTGCGGTGCGCGAGCAGCCGATACCACGGCATGCGCGGCGCGCCGGCGTCCGTGCGCGCGGCAGGCTGCCCGCCGCGGATGTGCGCGAGCTCGGCCGCGTTCACGCGCTTGTGCCGCGCGGGAGAATCCTTGAACACGACGAACCACGCCGCGCTCCAGACGATGCCGAGCGCGCCCGTCGCCGCGAACGTGACGCGCCAGTCGAACGCCGCGATCAGCCACGCGATCAGCGGCAGCGCGATCGCGCTGCCGAGCTTCGAGCCGCTGTCGAAGATCGCGGCCACCGTCGCGCGCTCCGCCTTCGGAAACCAGCGCGCGGTGATGCCCGCGTTGCTCGGGTACGCGCCCGCCTCGCCGACGCCGAGCGCGACGCGCAGCGCGACAAGCGACTTGAAGCCGTTCGACAGCCCCGTCACCGCGGTCGCGAGCGACCACCACAACACCGCGAAGCCGAGCACCTTCTTCTGCCCGCAGCGATCGGCGAGCATGCCGGCCGGCAATTGCAGCAGCGCGTACGACCAGAAGAACGCCGACATCACGATGCCCATCTCGACCGGGCCCAGATGGAATTCCTTCTGGATGTGCGGCGCGGCGGCCGACAGCACGGTGCGGTCGATATAGTTGATCGCGATCGCCGCCCACATCAGGCCGGCGACGATCCAGCGCACGTTCGAGCGCGTGCCGCGTTGCGGGGTGTGCTGCATGGTGTGTCTCCGAGATTGTCTTGATGCTTCGCGTACTTCGCCGCGTATTCGCTTTACCGCTTTACCGCTTTACCGCTTTACCGATTTACCGATTTACCGATTTACCGATTTGCCGATTTGCCGATTTGCCGATTTGCCGATTTGCCGATTTGCCGATTTGCCGATTTGCCGATTTGCCGATTTGCCGCTCGACCGCTCGGTCGCCTTGCCGCCTTGTCGCCTTGCCGATTCGCCGCCGCACCGACCGTTCGCCGTGCCGCGCCGCCTAGCTGACGATCCCGAGATGCCAAGGCACGAACTCGTGATCGCCGAGCCCGAGCAATTCGCTCTTCGTCCGCGCGCCGGACGCCGCGCGCAGGATGTGCTCGAAGATCTCGCGCCCCATCTCCTCGACCGTGCGCTCGCCGTCGAGAATCCGCCCGCAGTTGATGTCCATGTCCTCCCCGAGCCGCTCGAACATCGGCGTGTTGCTCGCGAGCTTGAGCGTCGGCGCGGGCTTCGAGCCGAACATCGAGCCGCGGCCCGTCGTGAAGCAGATCAGGTTCGCGCCGCTCGCGATCTGCCCGGTGACGGCCACCGGGTCGTAGCCCGGCGAATCCATGAACACGAAGCCCGCGCGATCGATCGGCTCCGCGTATTCGTAGACGGCCTGCAACGGCGTCGTGCCGCCCTTCATCGCCGAGCCGAGCGATTTCTCGAAGATGTTCGCAAGGCCGCCCTGCTGGTTGCCGGGGCCGACGACGCCGTTGAACTGGCCGTTGTGGCCGCGCGTGTAGCGTTCCCACCACGCGAGGCGCTCGAGCAGCTTGCGGCCGACTTCCGGCGACACCGCGCGGCGCGTCAGCATGTATTCGACGCCGTGGATCTCGGGCGTCTCCGACAGGATCGCGGTGCCGCCGTGCCGCACGAGCAGATCCATCGCCGCGCCGAGCGCGGGGTTCGCGGTGATGCCGGAAAAGCCGTCGGAGCCGCCGCATTCGAGGCCGATCTTCAGATGGCTCGCCGGCACCGGCCGCCGCACGACGTCGTTCGCGGCGGGCAGCATCGCTTCGATCGCGGCGACGCCCGCTTCGATCGTCGCGCGCGTGCCGCCCGTCTCCTGCATCACGAGCGTGCGCATCAGCCGGCCCGTGTCGAGCTCTTGCGACGCGATCAGATCCGCGACCTGGTTGCGCTCGCAACCAAGTCCGACGATCAGGCCCCCTGCGAGATTCGGATGGCGCGCATAGCCCGCGAGCGTGCGGCGCAGCACGTCGAAATGCTCGCTCGGCGACGACATCCCGCAGCCGCTCGTCTGCGCGAACGCGACGACGCCGTCGACGTTCGGGAACGCGGCGAGCCGCTCTTGCGTGAATCGCGCGGCGATCTGCCGGATTACGGTCGCCGAGCAGTTCACCGACGCGAGGATGCCGATGAAGTTGCGCGTCGCGACGCGCCCGTCCGGGCGCACGATGCCGTCGAACGTCGCGCGCTCGGCGGCGGCCACGTAGTCGACGGGCTGCACGTCGAGGCCGAAGCCCGGATCGCGCGCGAAATCGACGAGCTCGACGTTGTGCGTGTGCACGTGCTCGCCCGGCGCGATGTCGCGCGCCGCACGGCCGATCACCGCGTCGTACTTGCGGATCGGCTCGCCGCGCGCGATCGGCGCGGCCGCGACCTTGTGGCCGGGCGGCACCTGCGCGCGAATCCGCACCGCGACGCCGTCGAGCGCGAGCGTCTGGCCAAGCGACAGCGCGTCGCGCGCGATCAGCACGTTGTCGGCCGCGTGCAGCCGGATCAGGGGACCGGCGCCTGCCGGGCGTTGCTGCGACATTCCTGCTCCTTCGTTCTTTGTCGGCGGGGCGCGCCGACGTGGGTTGCGGCTTCGGCTTCGGCTTCGGCTTCGGCTTCGGCTTCGGCTTCGGCTTCGGCTTCGGCTTCGGCTTCGGCTTCGGCTTCGGCTTCGGCTTTCAGCATCGGCCTTGGCGTCGATTTCGGCCTCGATGTCGAGGCCGGTCGCGACGTCGGCGGCGCGCATCGGCATTGCCGTGGGCGCTCGCGCACCGCATCCCGATGCGACGTCGCATGACAGATCAACCTCGCCTCGAAGCGGCCCCCAAAGCGGCCCCAAAGCGAGCGGCCTCGAGGCACGCCTCCAAGCGAGCCGCCTGCAACCTGCGTCCCGGACCGACGGCTCCGTTCCCGCATCGGGCAAAACACACGCCGTCCAACCGGCTCGTCCATACGTCGCGGTACGCGCACGGTTCGGCCCGCCCGCCTTCCGCGCCGCCGCGAAGCGACGCGAGCACATGCACGCGATGCCCCGACGACGCCGGCCGCGCTCCAACGCCCGTCGCCCCGCGATTCTCCAGATCTATGTTACCGGTTCATGTAACCGGTAACATAGCCGCGATCGTAGCCGCCTTTTGCGATAATGGCTACCCTCCATAACCCGAATCGAACCACCTTGCCCGTGACGAAACCCCAGCCCGCCCCCGCCGCCGCGCCGAGCCCGCCCGCCCGCCGTGCACGCAAGAACACCGGGCGCGTGACGCTGAACGATCTCGCGAAGCTGGTGGGCGTCACGAAAGTCACGGTGTCGCGCGCGCTGAACACGCCCGAGCTCGTGTCGGCCGACACGCGCGAGCGCGTGCTCGCCGCGGTCCGTCAGACGGGCTACACGCCCGATCTCGTCGCCGGCTCGCTCGCGTCGAACCGCAGCCGGCTGATCGTCGCGCTGATCCCGACGATCGCGGGCAGCGTGTTCCAGGAGACGGTCGCCGCGCTGACGAACGAGCTCGCGGCGGCCGGCTACCAGTTGCTGATCGGCCAGAGCGGCTACGACGATTCGCGCGAGGACGCGCTCATCGACGCGGTGATCGGCCGGCGCCCGGCCGGCATCGTGCTGACGGGCGTCGCGCATTCGGAGCACGCGCGCGGCAAGCTGCGCGCGTCGGGCATTCCGGTCGTCGAGACGTGGGATCTGACGCGCTCGCCGCTCGACATGCTGGTCGGCTTCTCGCACCGCGAGGTCGGCGAAGCCGCCGCGCGCTATTTGCAGCGGCGCGGCGCGCGCCGGCCCGCCGTCGTCACGCCGAGCGACCGGCGCGCGCAAGTGCGCACGCAAGCGTTCGTCGACGCGTTCGGCGCGGCGGCCGCAATCCCGGTAATCGCCGCCGAATCGCCCGCGTCGCTCGGCGACGGCCGGCGCGCGCTCGGCGAGCTGCTCGAACGCATGCCGGACGTCGACGCGATCTTCTGCGGCGCCGACGTCCTCGCGCTCGGCGTGCTGATGGAGGCGAGCCATCGCGGAATCGCGGTGCCGCAACGGCTGCGCGTGCTCGGCTACGGCGACCAGACCTTCGCGAAGGACACGACGCCCGCGCTGACGACGATCCGCATCGACGGCACCGGCATCGGCAAGCTCGCCGCGTCGCTCCTGATCGAGCGGATCGAGCGCGATGCCGACGAGCGGCGCGTCGTCGACGTCGGCTTCACGCTCGTCGAACGCGACAGCGCGTAGCGACGCACGCGGACAATTCGCCCCCGACGCCGACGCCGCTCGAACGGCGTCGCCCTCTGATTCCGATCCGGAGCCTTCGACATGGACTTCACCCGACGCAGCCTGCTCGGCGCCGCGCTCGCCGGCGCGCTCGACGCGGCCGTGCCGTGCGCGCACGCGCAGGCCGCCGGGCGCGCGACGCCAACACCGACATCACCGTCGCCGCAGCCGGACGACGCGCCGCGCGCCGCTCCCGACGAAACGATTCCGCTGTGGCCCGGCCCCGCACCCGACCCGATCGCGACGACGGGCGCGGGCGACGGCGAGCGGAGCGGCAAGCACGGCAGCGTGTCGCATGTCGCGCGGCCGCGGCTCAACGTCTATCGCCCCGCGCGCGGCACCGGCGGCGCGGCGCTCGTGATCGCGGGCGGCGGCTACGACCACGTCGAGCTCGGCAACGAGAGCACGCCGATGTGCACGTGGCTGAAGGCGCTGGGCGTCACCGCATTCGAGCTCGTCTACCGGCTTCCCGAGCAAGGCTGGTCCCGGCTCGCGCCGCTGCAGGACGGCCAGCGCGCGATGCGCGTGATTCGCGCGCGCGCGAAGCGCGACGGCTTCGACCCCGCGCGGATCGCGATCGTCGGCTTTTCCGCGGGCGGGCATCTCGCCGGGATGACCGCCGTCGAGCCCGACGCACGACGCTACGCGAGCGTCGACGACGCCGATCGCGAATCCGCGCGCCCCGATCTCGCCGCGCTGCTCTATCCGGTGCTGACGCTGATGCCGCCGTTCGACCGCACGCGCACGCGCCTGCACATCGTCGGCGCGCATCCGGCACAGGCGGACAGCGAGGCGCTGTCGGCGAACCTGCACGTGAGTCCGCGCACGCCGCCGACGTTTCTCGCGCACGCGTTCGACGATCCGATCGCGCCGATCGACAACAGCCTGCTGATGGCGAGCGCGCTGCGCGCAGCGCAGGTGAGCGTCGAGCTGCACGCGTTCCAGACGGGCGGCCACGGCTGGGGGATGGGCAAGCCCGGCAGCGCCGTGCGCGCATGGCCCGCGCTCTTCGAGCAATGGGCGCGGCTGAACCGGTTGCTGCCGTGACGCGATCGCGCGCAGCGTACATCGCGCGGCGCGCGATGCGGCGCACGCGATCGCGCGAGGCGAAGCCGCGCGGCCGCGCACGCCGCCCCACACGACATGCGCACCGCGCTTTCGCCGGCGCAACGCAACGCGACACGACCCGACACGCATCGCAACTCGCACGCCGCACAACGCGAAACCACGCGGCGCGCCCGCACGCGCGCTCGATCGATCGATCCAACACGCGGCCCGCTCTCCTACGATCCGCTTTCCATCCGTAACGCCGCCGACATCAACCTGTAATTGCGTCGAAGGCGCATCGCCTCCATAGCTTCATACCAAACTGGTCCAATGCTGCCGTTTCGTTTCCGGCGCACGGCGCGTCCCCGACGCCCGCGCTTCCCGCGCGACCGGTTCCCGCCGCGCGATCCGCCGCGGATTCGCGTCATCCGAACGGCCTTTCCTGGGAGTCCCATCTGATGTTTCGTCGAGCCTTGATCGCCACCGCGTGCGCCGGATCGGCCATCGCCCTCCATGCCTGCGGCGGCACCGACAGCTCCGCGCCCGTCACGTCGCAGAACGCGTTGCAAACCGCGACGCCGATCAAGCACCTCGTCGTGATCTACGGCGAGAACGTGTCGTTCGACCACTACTTCGGCACCTATCCGAGCGCCGCGAACCCGCCGGGCGAGCCGGCGTTCAGCGCGGCGTCGGGCACGCCGTCGGTCAACGGCCTGTCGGGCCTCCTGCTCACCGCGAATCCGAACGCGACGAATCCGGCGAACGGCACGGGCGCGACGAATCCGTTCCGCCTCGACCGCACGCAGGCCGCGACGGCCGACCAGAACCACGCGTACACGGCCGAAGAGCAGGCATACGACAACGGCCTCGCCGATCTCTTCCCGAAATACACGGGCAACGGCTCGAGCGGCGGCGCGGGCGCGTTCGGCACGACGGGCCAGGTGATGGGCTACTTCGACGGCAACACGGTGACGGCGCTGTGGAACTACGCGCAGCGCTTCGCGATGAGCGACAACGCGTATACGTCGACCTACGGCCCGTCGACGCCGGGCGCGCTCAACGTGATCGCCGGCCAGACCAACGGGATGCAGATCGTGAAGACGTCGAAGGCCGCATCGACGCTCGCGAAGACGTCGTACTACATCAACGACGGCCAGGGCGGCCTCACGATGATCAATGACGTCGACCCCGGCTACGACATGTGCTCGAGCCAGACCGATCAGGCGATGATGTCCGGCAAGAACATCGGCGATCTGCTGAACGCGCGCAACATCACGTGGGGCGGCTTCATGGGCGGCTTCAACCTGTCGACGACGAACGCGAACGGCACGACAGGCTGCAAGCGCAGCACGATCGCGACCGCCGTGAACGCGGCGACGACCGACTACATCCCGCACCACAACTGGTTCCAGTATTACGCGTCGACGGCGAACCCGCAGCACACGCGCCCGAGCTCCACCGCGGCGATCGGCTCGAGCGTGCAGACGGACGGCAAGACGCCTGAGCCCGCGAACCATCAGTACGATTCGGACGACTTCTTCGCGGCCGTGAAGGCGGGCAACTTCCCGTCGGTCAGCTTCCTGAAGGCGCCCGCCGCGCAGGATGCGCACGCCGGCTACTCCGATCCGCTCGACGAGCAGCAGTTCGTGACGAATGTCATCAACTTCCTGCAGCAGCAGCCCGACTGGCAGAACACCGCGGTGATCATCACCTACGACGACTCGGACGGCTGGTACGACCATGCGTACGCGAGCCCGACGCGCGCGTCGTTCGACGCGGTCGATCAACTGAACGGCAACGGCGCGTGCGGCTCCGGCACGGCGACGACGGGCATCAACGGCGCGCCCGTCAACGGCCGCTGCGGCCCGGGCACGCGGATTCCGTTCGTGGTCGTGTCGCCGTGGGCGAAGCAGAACTACGTGAGCCACACGCTGATCGATCAGGCGTCGGTGGTCCGCTTCATCGAGGACAACTGGCTCGGCGGCCAGCGGATCGGCGGCGGCTCGTTCGACGCGACGGCAGGCGACATGCGCGATCTGTTCAACTTCACCGGCACGGTGAACGCGGCGCCGCTGTACCTCGATCCGACGCTCGGCACGAAGGTCGCGGCGGCGCCCTCGATGTGACCGGTCCGGATGTGTCGCGCGGCGTGCCGCCGCGTGACGCCCGACACGCGGCCGGCCGGCGCGCAGCGCGTCGGCCGGCCGTCGCTCCGGCGCGCCGCGCGCCGGATTTTTCGTTTGCACGATGACGACCGAACGTTCCAGCATGGCCGAACCGCTTTCCGCGCAATCCGCGTCGCCCGCCCGATCCGCCGCTGCCGCGCGGCCTTGCCGCCCCGCCCGGCCCGATGCGCGCGCGGCGGCCGCGCCTCCCGCCGGCTCGCCCCACGTGCGCCGCCGCAATGCGCGCGCCGTGCGCCACGCGCTGTCGCTCGCCGCATTCGGCGTGCTCGGCTCCGCTGCGTTCGCGCTCGCGTTTCCGGAGCATGCGCCGGACGCGGTCGGCGCGATCGTCGAAAACCTGACGGGCGCGAATCCGCATCCGGTCACGCTGCATCGCCCGAGCGCCGAACCGCTGAGCGCGGTCGCGCAACTCGGCCGGGCGCTGTTCTTCGATCCGGCGCTGTCCGCGTCGGGCCGCCAGTCGTGCGCGTCGTGTCACAGCCCCGACCGCGCATATGGGCCGCCGAACGATCTCGACGTGCAGTTGGGCGGCGCCGCGCTCACGCGGCCCGGCTACCGGCCCCCGCCGTCGCTGATGTACCTGTACCGTCAGCCGAATTTCAGCATCGGCCCCGACTCGTCCGAGAGCGACGATGCGGCGAGCGTCGCGCAGCAGGCGGCCTCGGCGGCGGGCGTCGTGCGCGAGCAGAAGACGGCTGGCGCCGCCGCCGCGCCGCAACTCGTGCCGCAAGGCGGAATGTTCTGGGACGGCCGCGCGGACACGCTGCAGCAGCAGGCGTTCGGCCCGCTGCTCAATCCCGTCGAAATGGCGAACGCGAGCATCGACGACGTCGCGCGCAAGCTCGCCGACGCACGGTATGCGGCGCAGTTCCGGCAGCTGTTCGGCCCGCGCATCTTCGACGACGCGCGTCTTACGGTATCCGAAGCAATGTTCGCGATCGCGCGCTACCAGGTCGAGGACCCGTCGTTCCATCCGTATTCGAGCAAGTACGACCTCTGGCTCGAAGGCGACGCGCGCCTCACGCAGGCCGAGCTGCGCGGGATGCGGCTCTTCAACGATCCGGCGAAGGCGAATTGCGCGGGCTGCCATCTGTCGAAGCCGGCCGCGGACGGCTTGCCGCCGATGTTCACCGATTACCAGTACGAAGCGCTCGGCGCGCCGCGCAACCGCGCGCTTGCG
Encoded here:
- a CDS encoding cytochrome-c peroxidase; protein product: MAEPLSAQSASPARSAAAARPCRPARPDARAAAAPPAGSPHVRRRNARAVRHALSLAAFGVLGSAAFALAFPEHAPDAVGAIVENLTGANPHPVTLHRPSAEPLSAVAQLGRALFFDPALSASGRQSCASCHSPDRAYGPPNDLDVQLGGAALTRPGYRPPPSLMYLYRQPNFSIGPDSSESDDAASVAQQAASAAGVVREQKTAGAAAAPQLVPQGGMFWDGRADTLQQQAFGPLLNPVEMANASIDDVARKLADARYAAQFRQLFGPRIFDDARLTVSEAMFAIARYQVEDPSFHPYSSKYDLWLEGDARLTQAELRGMRLFNDPAKANCAGCHLSKPAADGLPPMFTDYQYEALGAPRNRALAQNRNPAFYDLGICGPFREDLKTQTQYCGMFATPSLRNVATRRVFFHNGVYHSLDQVLAFYNLRSVDPGKVYPRDASGRVRQYDDIPPAYRANVDVADAPFDRKPGDAPAMTEQDMRDIVAFLNTLTDEKR
- a CDS encoding LacI family DNA-binding transcriptional regulator; this encodes MNDLAKLVGVTKVTVSRALNTPELVSADTRERVLAAVRQTGYTPDLVAGSLASNRSRLIVALIPTIAGSVFQETVAALTNELAAAGYQLLIGQSGYDDSREDALIDAVIGRRPAGIVLTGVAHSEHARGKLRASGIPVVETWDLTRSPLDMLVGFSHREVGEAAARYLQRRGARRPAVVTPSDRRAQVRTQAFVDAFGAAAAIPVIAAESPASLGDGRRALGELLERMPDVDAIFCGADVLALGVLMEASHRGIAVPQRLRVLGYGDQTFAKDTTPALTTIRIDGTGIGKLAASLLIERIERDADERRVVDVGFTLVERDSA
- a CDS encoding alpha/beta hydrolase → MDFTRRSLLGAALAGALDAAVPCAHAQAAGRATPTPTSPSPQPDDAPRAAPDETIPLWPGPAPDPIATTGAGDGERSGKHGSVSHVARPRLNVYRPARGTGGAALVIAGGGYDHVELGNESTPMCTWLKALGVTAFELVYRLPEQGWSRLAPLQDGQRAMRVIRARAKRDGFDPARIAIVGFSAGGHLAGMTAVEPDARRYASVDDADRESARPDLAALLYPVLTLMPPFDRTRTRLHIVGAHPAQADSEALSANLHVSPRTPPTFLAHAFDDPIAPIDNSLLMASALRAAQVSVELHAFQTGGHGWGMGKPGSAVRAWPALFEQWARLNRLLP
- a CDS encoding UxaA family hydrolase, which encodes MSQQRPAGAGPLIRLHAADNVLIARDALSLGQTLALDGVAVRIRAQVPPGHKVAAAPIARGEPIRKYDAVIGRAARDIAPGEHVHTHNVELVDFARDPGFGLDVQPVDYVAAAERATFDGIVRPDGRVATRNFIGILASVNCSATVIRQIAARFTQERLAAFPNVDGVVAFAQTSGCGMSSPSEHFDVLRRTLAGYARHPNLAGGLIVGLGCERNQVADLIASQELDTGRLMRTLVMQETGGTRATIEAGVAAIEAMLPAANDVVRRPVPASHLKIGLECGGSDGFSGITANPALGAAMDLLVRHGGTAILSETPEIHGVEYMLTRRAVSPEVGRKLLERLAWWERYTRGHNGQFNGVVGPGNQQGGLANIFEKSLGSAMKGGTTPLQAVYEYAEPIDRAGFVFMDSPGYDPVAVTGQIASGANLICFTTGRGSMFGSKPAPTLKLASNTPMFERLGEDMDINCGRILDGERTVEEMGREIFEHILRAASGARTKSELLGLGDHEFVPWHLGIVS
- a CDS encoding MFS transporter, coding for MQHTPQRGTRSNVRWIVAGLMWAAIAINYIDRTVLSAAAPHIQKEFHLGPVEMGIVMSAFFWSYALLQLPAGMLADRCGQKKVLGFAVLWWSLATAVTGLSNGFKSLVALRVALGVGEAGAYPSNAGITARWFPKAERATVAAIFDSGSKLGSAIALPLIAWLIAAFDWRVTFAATGALGIVWSAAWFVVFKDSPARHKRVNAAELAHIRGGQPAARTDAGAPRMPWYRLLAHRNVCAMCIGFFMINYNSYFFITWLPTYLVKERGMGLMEMGFMASLPLFVSMFVEVLAGWASDRVHASGRLSLTATRKLFLVVGLVMASSIGLAAFAQSAALAVFLLCVAKSGMTVAASQVWALPADVAPGNSVSMVAGLQNMVSNLGGVVGPIVTGAIVGATGSFMPALVFSAALIGVAIVNYLFLLGKVEPIVFNHNVSGPALHERNNVNART
- a CDS encoding phospholipase C, whose translation is MFRRALIATACAGSAIALHACGGTDSSAPVTSQNALQTATPIKHLVVIYGENVSFDHYFGTYPSAANPPGEPAFSAASGTPSVNGLSGLLLTANPNATNPANGTGATNPFRLDRTQAATADQNHAYTAEEQAYDNGLADLFPKYTGNGSSGGAGAFGTTGQVMGYFDGNTVTALWNYAQRFAMSDNAYTSTYGPSTPGALNVIAGQTNGMQIVKTSKAASTLAKTSYYINDGQGGLTMINDVDPGYDMCSSQTDQAMMSGKNIGDLLNARNITWGGFMGGFNLSTTNANGTTGCKRSTIATAVNAATTDYIPHHNWFQYYASTANPQHTRPSSTAAIGSSVQTDGKTPEPANHQYDSDDFFAAVKAGNFPSVSFLKAPAAQDAHAGYSDPLDEQQFVTNVINFLQQQPDWQNTAVIITYDDSDGWYDHAYASPTRASFDAVDQLNGNGACGSGTATTGINGAPVNGRCGPGTRIPFVVVSPWAKQNYVSHTLIDQASVVRFIEDNWLGGQRIGGGSFDATAGDMRDLFNFTGTVNAAPLYLDPTLGTKVAAAPSM
- the hpaI gene encoding 4-hydroxy-2-oxoheptanedioate aldolase; its protein translation is MNATTSTPALNPFKAALAGKRRQIGFWLAMSDPYLAEVSATAGFDWLLIDGEHAPNDVRSILAQLQAVAPYRAEPIVRPVTGDPALIKRLLDIGARTLLVPMVDTADDARALVAAVRYPPRGVRGVGSAVGRASRWSARTDYLDIADDEACLLVQAETVTALANLEAICEVDGVDGVFIGPADLAASMGHRGDPAHPDVRRAIEAAIRTIVASGKAAGTLTSEPALARRYFDLGCTFVAVGVDILMFAGGARRLAGAFLGGAEG